ATACAAGGTAAGTTTCATCTCAATGGACAATTTGGTCTATTCATTAAAAACACAGGATATAATGAGAAAGAGTAAGATAAAGATAAATAAAATACATTCCTCAGACCTTGTAATTATTGATGAAATTGGATATCTACCAATTAATCGCGAGGAAGCTAATATGTTTTTCCAGTTAATATCAGCCTTACACGAACAGACTTCAATTATAATTACATCAAATAAGGGCTTTGGAGATTGGAACGAATTATTAGGAGACCCAGCATTAACTACAGCTATATTAGACAGGCTTACCTATAAATGTGAGTTATTTAATATGACTGGCAAAAGCTATAGGCTTACACATAGAAAATCCTTTTTAGAGGATTAGAAACTGGAAATTGTTCGGGAAAATTATTTTCCGAAATTTAAGGAAAAGTACTTGCCGTTTACAATACTCTACTATACATATACAATCGTAAAATTTACTATGTTTTTTATTTCATTAAAATCTATATTTTTTAGAATAGTGTTATACAATTCTCCTGCTTTATATATTTATATATTATTGAATATTTCTAAATGCTACCCAGAGAAATACTTTTATTTTATGTTTTATAATTTTTTTAAATAAACATTAGTGAACATCTTATTATTTTATTTAAATATAGTCCAATTCTATGCTAAATTTATGTAATAAACAAAAACTTCATAAAAAAATATAAAAATACACTAACCTCAAAAAATACTTTTTATTTTGTGTTCTATGACGATTTTGAAGGTACACTCATATCAATGGTATAGAACCATGATAATCGCTCTTAAAAACTCCCCTGGGCACTTAAAGGGTCTTTTAGGAACGTTTAAGAGGTAGAACACCCTTTATAAACAGTTAAGGTTTACATAATATATTTATGTAAACCTTAACTTCTATTAAAACGATTTATTTTAAAATTTTACTCTATTAAATATTATTTGATATCAAACTAAAACTGCTCTACAAAATCTTTTATTCGTTTTAAACCTTCTTTAATATTATCCATAGATGTTGCATAGGACAGCCTGATATAATTATCATCACCAAAACCTATGCCGGGAATAACTGCTACTTTACATTCATCTAATAAAACCTTTGCAAAATCTAAAGAATTGTTTATTTTGATTCCTTTAATAGTTTTTCCTTTTAGTTGAGTAATATTAACCATTATATAAAATGCGCCTTTTGGTTTTTTACAACTAAGTCCCCTAATTGAATTTATAGTTTCAACCATATAATTTCTTCTTTTCTCAAATTGTTTTTTCATTTCCTCTACACTACTTTGATCACCTATTAATCCTACTACACTTGCATATTGAGAAATAGAGCATGGATTAGAAGTAGTATGGCTTTGAATATTACTCATTACTTTTATTATTTTTTCGTGAGCTGCAGCAAATCCAATTCTCCATCCTGTCATCGCATAAGCCTTTGACATACCATTTATTACTACAGTCAAGTTTTTGATATTTTCGTTTAGAGATGCAATACTTATATGTTTATCATCATATACTAATTTTTCATATATTTCATCCGATATTATGAATATATTGTTTTCAATAGCCCAGCTGGCGATTTCTTTTAATTCGTTTTCATTATATATAGCTCCTGTCGGATTACTTGGACTATTTAATATTAGAGCCTTGGTTTTATTTGTTAATACCTTATTTAAATCTGATACAGAAAATTTAAAATCATTTTCTTCTTTTGTTTTTATATATACTGGTATTCCACCGGAAATTTTAATTAATTCTGGATAACTAACCCAGTAAGGTACACCTACAATAACTTCATCTCCAGGATTTATAATTGCCATTAATGCATTAAATATAGCATGTTTTGCACCGTTTGATATAATTATATTGTCGGTATTGTAGGTAAGATTATTATCTTTTTTTAACTTCTTACAAACTGCTTCTTTTAATTCAATAATACCCGAAGCAGGAGTATATCTTGTTAAACCTTCTTCTATGGCCCGTATACCTTCTCTTCTTATATTCTCAGGGGTATTAAAATCTGGTTCACCTGCTCCAAATCCAATAACATCTATACCTTGAGCCTTCATTGCTTTAGCTTTTGCTGTTATTTCTAAGGTAATAGATGGTGATATTTCTAATCCTTTTTTCGATAAATTGAAATTCATATTATCCCTCCATATTATTATTTATTTTATTTCAAATTTTTATTAAAATATTATTCATTTGAATATTTCTTATATATTCTTATATATTATATATTTCTATATAAATTTAAAATTTCCTTCTTTATGTGATCTAAATGTAATCTAAAATTTTATTCCATAAATATCTTTTAATACAGATTGTACAATATATAAAGAGTCTTCAAAAGCAGGTTTATATTGTAACAATATTATTTGATAATGTTTATATCCTTTGTCAGTAAGTTTATATCTTCTTATAGATCTTTTATCTGGTTCTTCCCACCAGCCTATAACATATCCACTTTCTTCAAGATCCCTTAATAATGGATATACCATTCCAGGGCTAGGCTCCCATTTGCCATCTAATCGATTTTTTATTTCTTCAATAATTTCATTTCCATAATAACTCCTATCTCTTAATAAATGTAAAATATATAGTTTTACAAAAGAAGTAGTGCTAATTTTTGATGGGAACTGCCTATTTCTCTCGTTTTTATAACTCATTATATCCTTCCTTTCATTATTGGGATATAATCTATATTTACATAATAATTTCCTAATAAATATTCCCCATTGATTAATATGCCATGACAATCAGAACCACCTGTAACTATTAAATTATGTTGTTTGGCAATATCTATTAATTTCTTTACATCTTCTGATTTATGTCTAGAATGTACGGCTTCTATACCATCAATTCCTAAATTTACACAACTAGTGATTATATTAAAATTATTTAATAATCCAGGATGTGCTAATACAGCAATTCCCTCTAATTCATGAATAAGATCTATAGTTTCTTCTAATTTTAATGATTCTTTTTCCACATAAGCTTCCTTTCCTCTGTTTAGATATAATTCAAAAGCTTCATCTATATTATTAACAAAGCCATGTTTTACGAGAACTCTAGCTATGTGTGGTCTTCCAATATAATTATTTCTTCCCGCTTCAATTTGCACTTCTTCTATACTAATATTCATACCAAGCTTATTAATTTTTTTAACCATCTCAATACCCCTTAAAATCCTTTTGTTTTTTAAACTATCAGTAATTTTTTTTAATTTTAGTGATTTATAATCTATAAAATAACCCAATATATGTACTTCTTCATCTTTAAAAATACAGCTAAATTCTATTCCAGGAATTATATATAACTTTATTTTTGTTTTACTATATTGTATTGCTGATTCTATAGCATCTACGGTATCATGATCTGTAATGGCTATGCCATCAAGTTTTTTTGTTATAGCTAAATCAATTACTTGATGAGGAGTTAATAATCCATCCGAACAAGTAGTGTGTACGTGTAGATCAAATATCATAAATATTCTCTCCTTTTTTTAAAAAAAGTATTTTAATTAATATTGCATACAATCTATATTATATACACATCAATATATTAAGGCAATTTTTATAATTTTTATTTTTACAATACTTATAATAGTAACTATTATTAAACTATTAAATATATTATATATATATAAAAAAACCTGTTGTGAGCAACAGGTTTTTTTACACTAAATTTATCTTGGTTCTACAATTAACTTAATAGCTGTCCTTTCTTCACCGTCAATTTCAACATCAGTGAAAGCTGGTATGCAAATGAGATCAACTCCACTAGGTGCAACAAATCCTCTTGCAATAGCTACAGCTTTAACTGCCTGATTTAAAGCACCTGCTCCAATTGCTTGTAATTCTGCATTACCTTTTTCTCTTAATACTCCAGCTAGTGCTCCTGCTACAGAATTTGGACTTGATTTTGCTGATACTTTTAACACATCCATTAAAACATCCCCCTTATATTAATATATTTTTTGTATATATTAATATTCTATATTTAATTCAAAAATCCTTTTTTTATTTTAAAAAAGTTATAAAAAATTTATATTTTTTATTATGCATGAAAATAAAAATTCCTGATAAATGAATTTATTTTGCATATTCAACAGCTCTTGTTTCTCTAATAACATTTACTTTTATTTGTCCTGGATAATCTAATTCGGATTCTATCCTTTTAGCAATTTCTCTTGCAGTGTGAACTATTTCGTCATCTTTAACATCTTCAGGTTTTACCATAATTCTTAATTCACGTCCTGCTTGTATAGCATAAGATTTTTCAATTCCATCAAATGAATTTGCAATTTCTTCTAATTTTTCAAGCCTTTTTATATAAGCTTCTAAAGTCTCTCTCCTTGCACCAGGTCTTGCAGCAGAAATTGCATCAGCAGCTTGGACTAAAACAGCTTCTACACTCTGAGGTTCTATATCTCCATGATGAGCTGCTATAGCATGCAAAACTTCTTTTGATTCTCTATATCTTCTAGCTATATCTACTCCAATATCTACATGAGGACCTTCTATTTCGTGATCTACGGCTTTCCCTATATCATGCAATAATCCTGCTCTTTTAGCTATTTTAACATTTGCCCCTAACTCGGCTGCCATAACCCCTGCAATATGAGATACTTCGATAGAATGTTTTAAAACGTTTTGACCATAGCTTGTTCTGTATTTTAATCTACCAAGTAACTTTATTAATTCTGGATGTAAATTATGAATACCTGTTTCAAATGCTGCTTGTTCACCTTCTTCTTTTATAATATTATCAACTTCCACTTTAGCTTTTTCAACCATTTCTTCAATTCTTGCAGGATGTATTCTCCCATCTACAATTAATTTTTCTAAAGCAATTCTTGCAATTTCTCTTCTTATAGGATCAAATCCAGATAATACTACCGCTTCTGGCGTATCGTCAATTATTAGATCGATTCCTGTTAAAGTTTCAAGTGTTCTAATATTTCTACCTTCTCTACCAATTATTCTACCTTTCATTTCATCATTTGGTAAATTTACTACTGTTACTGTTGTTTCTGCAACATGGTCTGCAGCACATCTTTGAATAGCGCATGAAATGATTTCTCGTGCTCTTTTTTCAGCTTCTTCTCTAGTTTGTGCTTCAATTTCTTTAATAATCATGGCAGATTCATGAGCTATTTCTTTTTTAATATCGTTTAATAATAATTCTTTTGCTTCTTCGGAGGTTAAGCCTGAAAGTCTTTCTAATTCTTCTACTTGCTTTTCATAGAGTTCATTTATAAGAATTTCTTTTTCATTTAGTTCCTTTTCTTTTTTATTAAGAATTTCTTCTCTTCTTTCAAGAGTTTCACTTTTTCTATCTATAGATTCTTCTTTGTGCATTAAGCGACGTTCTAATTTTTGTATTTCTGATCGTCTTTCTCTATTTTCTTTTTCATTTTCAATTCTTATTTTGTGAACTTCTTCTTTTGCTTCCAGTAAAACCTCTTTTTTACGTGTTTCAGCTTCATGATTAGCATCTTCAATAATCTTTATAGCTAATTCTTCGGCATTTTTGATTTTTCGTTCACCAATATTTTTCCTTATATAATAGCCAGCTACAATTCCGACAATAATACCTATGATAATACCTATGATGGTTATTACAATATCAATAATGACCCACCTCCTGTTCTATTTAATTTTCAAGTTCCATTTACATATTCCAGTTATACACACAATCTTAGTAAAAATATAAACCGAGTAGTCTCGGTCTATAGAGTCTACATACTATAATTTTGCATAGCATGGTTCGTTTTTATTTTATTACTTTTTAATAAATATGTCAAGACAACTGAACTATTACTTTACAACATTATAAATTAATTAAAATGTGATTTCTTCTAAATAACTTCTTGATTCCTTCAAGTATACTCTATAGGCTTTAGTACCAATTGAAGAAAGATGATTATTATGGGTCACCATAATAATTTGTCTATTAAATAATTCTGATGTCTTTTTTAAAAAATCAGCTACGTTAAAAATATACTCTTCACTTACATGTTTAGCAGGTTCATCTAGTATAAGAGGTCCTTCAATTTTGGGTTTATATATTTCTAGAAAAGCAATACGTAATGCTAAAGAAATAATATCTACTACTCCACCACCCCTTGATAATTCTGGTTTAGTTTTTATAGTACCCTCTTTAGTTTTAGTCAATACATAAAACTCAGCATTTGGTTTACCATAAAGTTCATTTATTTCTATTTTAAATTCTACATTGTTTTCAAAAATGTATTGTAAACAATTAGTAACTAATGATTCAACTTGAATTTTGGCTTGATTTCTAGCAAATTCAGAAGTATTTTGTAAAAGCACACTAACTTTTTCCATTAATTGAATTTTAGATTCAATTTTTTGAATTAAATTTTCATGTTCTTGTATTTGTTCTAGTATTTTTTCTTTTTTACCTTGTTCTTTTGAAATATAAGATTTCATATTAGAAATATAAGATTCCAATTCTTTATAATTATTTATAGGCATATCATCACTTCTCTTCTAATATATCCTTTGGCAACAGAGCATTAGCTTTTTGGAAAAGTTCATTTATTTCTATTGTTAATTTTTCAATTTCTTCATCTAATTTTTCAGGATCTACTCCTAAACTATTTAGTTCTTTTATAATTTCCGCTTGCTGATTATTTAATTGCTCTAATCTAGCTTCTGCTTTATATTTTAAGTTTTTAGCCCTTTCAAGATTATCTTTTAATTTATTAAGTTCT
This portion of the Keratinibaculum paraultunense genome encodes:
- a CDS encoding pyridoxal phosphate-dependent aminotransferase, with translation MNFNLSKKGLEISPSITLEITAKAKAMKAQGIDVIGFGAGEPDFNTPENIRREGIRAIEEGLTRYTPASGIIELKEAVCKKLKKDNNLTYNTDNIIISNGAKHAIFNALMAIINPGDEVIVGVPYWVSYPELIKISGGIPVYIKTKEENDFKFSVSDLNKVLTNKTKALILNSPSNPTGAIYNENELKEIASWAIENNIFIISDEIYEKLVYDDKHISIASLNENIKNLTVVINGMSKAYAMTGWRIGFAAAHEKIIKVMSNIQSHTTSNPCSISQYASVVGLIGDQSSVEEMKKQFEKRRNYMVETINSIRGLSCKKPKGAFYIMVNITQLKGKTIKGIKINNSLDFAKVLLDECKVAVIPGIGFGDDNYIRLSYATSMDNIKEGLKRIKDFVEQF
- a CDS encoding PadR family transcriptional regulator; amino-acid sequence: MSYKNERNRQFPSKISTTSFVKLYILHLLRDRSYYGNEIIEEIKNRLDGKWEPSPGMVYPLLRDLEESGYVIGWWEEPDKRSIRRYKLTDKGYKHYQIILLQYKPAFEDSLYIVQSVLKDIYGIKF
- a CDS encoding PHP domain-containing protein, giving the protein MIFDLHVHTTCSDGLLTPHQVIDLAITKKLDGIAITDHDTVDAIESAIQYSKTKIKLYIIPGIEFSCIFKDEEVHILGYFIDYKSLKLKKITDSLKNKRILRGIEMVKKINKLGMNISIEEVQIEAGRNNYIGRPHIARVLVKHGFVNNIDEAFELYLNRGKEAYVEKESLKLEETIDLIHELEGIAVLAHPGLLNNFNIITSCVNLGIDGIEAVHSRHKSEDVKKLIDIAKQHNLIVTGGSDCHGILINGEYLLGNYYVNIDYIPIMKGRI
- a CDS encoding stage V sporulation protein S; the encoded protein is MDVLKVSAKSSPNSVAGALAGVLREKGNAELQAIGAGALNQAVKAVAIARGFVAPSGVDLICIPAFTDVEIDGEERTAIKLIVEPR
- the rny gene encoding ribonuclease Y, whose translation is MVITIIGIIIGIIVGIVAGYYIRKNIGERKIKNAEELAIKIIEDANHEAETRKKEVLLEAKEEVHKIRIENEKENRERRSEIQKLERRLMHKEESIDRKSETLERREEILNKKEKELNEKEILINELYEKQVEELERLSGLTSEEAKELLLNDIKKEIAHESAMIIKEIEAQTREEAEKRAREIISCAIQRCAADHVAETTVTVVNLPNDEMKGRIIGREGRNIRTLETLTGIDLIIDDTPEAVVLSGFDPIRREIARIALEKLIVDGRIHPARIEEMVEKAKVEVDNIIKEEGEQAAFETGIHNLHPELIKLLGRLKYRTSYGQNVLKHSIEVSHIAGVMAAELGANVKIAKRAGLLHDIGKAVDHEIEGPHVDIGVDIARRYRESKEVLHAIAAHHGDIEPQSVEAVLVQAADAISAARPGARRETLEAYIKRLEKLEEIANSFDGIEKSYAIQAGRELRIMVKPEDVKDDEIVHTAREIAKRIESELDYPGQIKVNVIRETRAVEYAK
- a CDS encoding ATPase yields the protein MPINNYKELESYISNMKSYISKEQGKKEKILEQIQEHENLIQKIESKIQLMEKVSVLLQNTSEFARNQAKIQVESLVTNCLQYIFENNVEFKIEINELYGKPNAEFYVLTKTKEGTIKTKPELSRGGGVVDIISLALRIAFLEIYKPKIEGPLILDEPAKHVSEEYIFNVADFLKKTSELFNRQIIMVTHNNHLSSIGTKAYRVYLKESRSYLEEITF